Proteins co-encoded in one Medicago truncatula cultivar Jemalong A17 chromosome 8, MtrunA17r5.0-ANR, whole genome shotgun sequence genomic window:
- the LOC25502320 gene encoding probable pectin methyltransferase QUA3 translates to MGHVNLPPSKRTPTITNIINNYNPRHWRLIDLISAAFFGLVFLFFVFVFTSLGDSLAASGRQTLLMSGSDPQQRLRLVAAIEVGQRVIDACPADAVDHMPCENPRLNSQLSREMNYYRERHCPPVENTVLCLVPPPSGYKVSVQWPESLHKIWHSNMPHNKIADRKGHQGWMKLEGPHFIFPGGGTMFPDGAEQYIEKLGQYIPMNGGVLRTALDMGCGVASFGGFLLSQNILTMSFAPRDSHKSQIQFALERGVPAFVAMLGTRRLPFPAFGFDLVHCSRCLIPFTAYNATYFLEVDRLLRPGGYLVVSGPPVQWAKQDKEWSDLQGVARALCYELIAVDGNTVIWKKSTGDLCLPNQNEFGLELCDESDDPNSAWYFKLKKCVSRISSVKGEYAVGTIPKWPERLTAPPPRSTLLKNVADVYEADTRRWVRRVAHYKNSLNIKLGTPAVRNVMDMNAFFGGFAAALKSDPVWVMNVVPFRKPSTLDMIFDRGLIGVYHDWCEPFSTYPRSYDLIHVASIESLIKDPVSGKSRCNLVDLMVEIDRMLRPEGTVVVRDNPEVIDKVARVAHAVRWRPTIYDKEPGSQGKDKILVATKTFWTL, encoded by the exons atGGGTCACGTGAACCTCCCACCTTCTAAACGCACCCCAACAATCActaacatcatcaacaactacAACCCTCGCCACTGGCGTCTCATAGACTTAATCTCCGCCGCGTTTTTCGGCTTagtgtttcttttctttgttttcgtATTCACTTCCTTAGGTGATTCACTCGCCGCCTCAGGGAGGCAGACGCTGCTGATGTCAGGCTCTGATCCACAGCAGCGTCTGCGTCTGGTGGCGGCGATTGAAGTAGGACAGAGAGTTATTGATGCTTGTCCTGCTGATGCTGTGGATCATATGCCGTGTGAGAATCCGAGGTTGAATAGTCAGTTGAGTAGAGAGATGAATTATTATAGAGAGAGACATTGTCCGCCTGTGGAGAATACTGTTCTTTGTCTTGTTCCGCCGCCGAGTGGTTATAAGGTTTCAGTGCAGTGGCCGGAGAGTTTGCATAAG ATATGGCACAGCAACATGCCGCACAACAAAATTGCTGACAGGAAAGGTCATCAGGGATGGATGAAACTTGAAGGTCCACACTTTATATTCCCTGGAGGTGGCACAATGTTTCCAGATGGAGCAGAGCAGTATATTGAAAAACTTGGTCAATACATTCCAATGAATGGTGGTGTTCTGAGGACTGCTCTTGATATGGGATGTGGG GTTGCCagttttggaggatttttactatcacaaaatattttaactatGTCCTTTGCTCCAAGGGATTCACATAAATCACAGATACAATTTGCTCTTGAAAGAGGAGTACCAGCTTTTGTTGCCATGCTTGGTACTCGCAGACTTCCATTTCCTGCATTTGGCTTCGACTTAGTCCACTGCTCTCGTTGTTTAATTCCTTTTACAGCCTACA ATGCAACTTATTTCCTTGAAGTGGATAGGTTACTTCGCCCTGGTGGATATCTAGTAGTATCTGGCCCACCTGTTCAGTGGGCTAAACAAGACAAAGAGTGGTCTGATCTCCAGGGTGTAGCAAGAGCTTTGTGTTATGAACTGATTGCCGTAGATGGAAACACTGTCATCTGGAAGAAGTCAACAGGGGATCTGTGTCTCCCCAACCAAAACGAATTTGGTCTTGAGTTATGTGATGAATCAGATGATCCCAATTCTGCTTG GTACTTCAAATTGAAGAAATGTGTCAGTAGAATATCTTCTGTGAAAGGAGAATATGCTGTTGGGACGATTCCTAAGTGGCCAGAAAGGCTAACTGCTCCGCCACCTAGGTCAACACTCCTAAAAAATGTTGCTGATGTATATGAGGCTGACACCAGGCGTTGGGTAAGGAGGGTTGCACACTATAAGAATTCTCTAAACATAAAGTTGGGGACTCCGGCCGTACGGAATGTCATGGACATGAATGCATTTTTTGGAGGTTTCGCAGCAGCACTAAAATCTGATCCTGTTTGGGTAATGAATGTAGTTCCATTTCGCAAGCCATCCACTCTTGACATGATCTTTGACAGGGGTCTTATCGGAGTCTATCATGACTG GTGTGAACCTTTCTCGACATATCCCCGCTCCTATGACCTGATCCATGTGGCCAGCATTGAATCACTTATAAAGGATCCAGTCTCCGGGAAAAGCAG ATGCAACCTTGTTGATTTGATGGTCGAAATAGACCGAATGTTGCGGCCAGAAGGCACCGTTGTGGTGAGGGATAACCCGGAAGTAATCGACAAAGTAGCCCGTGTTGCTCATGCCGTGAGGTGGAGGCCTACTATTTATGATAAAGAGCCTGGATCACAAGGCAAAGATAAAATCCTAGTTGCGACCAAGACCTTCTGGACACTCTAA
- the LOC25502322 gene encoding probable indole-3-pyruvate monooxygenase YUCCA10 encodes MQEFTVVIVGAGPSGLAISACLTQNSISHIILEKEDCCASLWRKNAYDRLNLHLASEFCSLPLMPHPPSGPTYLSKDQFLQYIDKYVEHFNIKPCYCRMVESAEYDEVGNKWRVQTKNTQDDTLEVYVSNYLVIATGENSEGYIPNVPGLGNFEGEVMHSKYYKSGSKYESKNVLVVGCGNSGMEIAYDLHNWGASASIVIRNPLHVFTREMIHQGMRMVKYLPVHIVDTYITLLAKLKYGDLSKYGIYRPKEGPLHLKNITGKSAVIDVGTIGKIKEGAIKVVPSNITRIEKKKIVFENNVEREFDAIVFATGYKSIANGWLKDYKYALNDKGMPKNAFPKHWKGDRGLYCGGLARRGLWGVKVDAESIAQDINQNLNLHD; translated from the exons atGCAAGAATTCACAGTTGTAATTGTAGGTGCTGGTCCTTCTGGCCTAGCAATTTCAGCTTGCCTAACACAGAACTCCATCTCTCATATCATACTCGAAAAAGAAGATTGTTGTGCTTCTCTTTGGAGAAAAAATGCTTATGATCGTTTAAATCTTCATTTGGCTAGTGAGTTTTGCTCTTTACCCCTCATGCCTCACCCACCCTCAGGACCAACATACCTATCCAAAGACCAATTCCTTCAATACATAGACAAATATGTCGaacattttaacataaaacCTTGCTACTGTCGCATGGTTGAATCCGCTGAATACGATGAAGTTGGAAACAAATGGAGGGTTCAAACAAAGAACACACAAGACGACACATTGGAGGTTTATGTGTCGAATTATCTTGTGATTGCCACTGGTGAAAATAGTGAAGGTTATATTCCTAATGTGCCTGGACTAGGCAACTTCGAAGGAGAGGTGATGCACTCCAAATACTACAAATCTGGTTCAAAATACGAATCAAAAAATGTTTTGGTAGTTGGGTGTGGTAACTCAGGAATGGAGATTGCTTATGACCTCCACAATTGGGGTGCTAGCGCTTCCATTGTCATTCGAAATccg CTGCATGTCTTCACTAGGGAAATGATTCACCAAGGAATGCGTATGGTGAAGTATTTGCCGGTTCATATTGTGGATACATACATTACTCTTTTGGCAAAACTAAAATATGGTGATCTGTCTAAATATGGAATTTATCGTCCCAAAGAGGGACCTTTACATCTCAAAAATATTACAGGAAAGTCTGCCGTTATTGATGTTGGAACCATTGGAAAGATTAAGGAGGGTGCTATAAAg GTTGTTCCTTCAAATATAACCAgaattgagaagaagaaaattgtctTTGAAAACAATGTAGAAAGAGAGTTTGATGCAATTGTTTTTGCTACCGGCTATAAAAGTATAGCTAATGGATGGCTCAAG GACTACAAATATGCTCTTAATGATAAAGGAATGCCTAAAAATGCTTTCCCAAAACATTGGAAGGGGGATCGTGGATTGTATTGTGGAGGACTTGCAAGGAGAGGCTTATGGGGAGTCAAAGTGGATGCTGAATCAATTGCTCAAGACATCAACCAAAATCTTAATCTACATGATTAA
- the LOC25502321 gene encoding COP9 signalosome complex subunit 1: MDADDETLNPMIDEIYTNGGEDTDNNRTNRRAIMSGDQLDIEAYSSLYSGRTKIMRLLFIANKSKNATVQLDALRLAYHEIKKGENTQLFREVVAKIDGRLGEGYEMDLGWCDGVERKMEQKKERLENELNAYRTNLIKESIRMGYNDFGDFYYSHGLLGDAFKSYVRTRDYCTTSKHIIHMCLSTILVSIEMGQFSHVSSYVNKAEQATDALDPIITSKLRCAAGLANLEAKKYKLAARKFLEAGPELGSTYNEVIAAQDVATYGGLCALATFDRAELKSKVIDNSNFRNFLELVPEVRELINDFYSSHYASCLEYLGNLKSNLSLDIHLHDHVETLYDQIRHKALIQYTLPFVSVDLNMMANAFKTTVVGIEKELEALITDNQIQARIDSHNKILYARHADQRNATFQRVLETGREFDRDVRSMLLRSNLIKHDFNIRASRKL, encoded by the exons ATGGACGCAGACGACGAAACCTTAAATCCAATGATCGACGAAATCTACACCAACGGCGGCGAAGACACCGACAACAACCGTACTAACCGTCGTGCAATCATGAGCGGCGACCAACTCGACATCGAAGCTTACTCCTCTCTCTACTCAGGTCGAACAAAGATCATGCGGTTACTCTTCATCGCGAACAAGAGCAAGAACGCTACTGTTCAGCTCGACGCTCTTCGATTGGCGTATCATGAGATTAAGAAAGGAGAAAATACGCAGTTGTTTAGGGAAGTTGTGGCGAAGATTGATGGGAGGTTGGGTGAGGGGTATGAGATGGATTTGGGTTGGTGTGATGGGGTTGAGAGGAAGATGGAGCAGAAGAAAGAGAGGCTTGAGAATGAGCTTAATGCTTATAGG acAAACTTAATTAAAGAAAGCATACGAATGGGATACAATGATTTTGGAGACTTTTACTATTCTCATGGTCTACTAGGGGATGCTTTTAAAAGTTATGTTCGTACCCGGGATTATTGCACTACATCAaagcatataattcatatgTGTTTGAGTACAATTCTAGTCAGCATTGAGATGGGTCAATTTTCTCATGTCTCAAGCTATGTGAACAAGGCAGAGCAGGCAACTGATGCCCTTGACCCCATAATAACTTCCAAGCTACGATGCGCCGCAGGATTGGCAAATCTAGAGGCCAAAAAGTATAAGCTTGCTGCTCGAAAG TTTCTAGAAGCAGGCCCAGAACTGGGTAGTACCTATAATGAAGTAATTGCAGCTCAAGATGTTGCAACATATGGAGGACTTTGTGCACTTGCAACATTTGATAGGGCAGAGTTAAAG AGTAAAGTTATAGACAATTCCAACTTCCGCAATTTCTTAGAGTTGGTACCCGAAGTAAGGGAACTGATAAATGACTTTTACTCAAG CCACTATGCTTCCTGTCTGGAATACCTTGGGAACCTCAAATCAAATCTGTCGCTGGATATACATTTGCATGATCATGTTGAAACACTTTACGATCAAATTCGTCACAAAGCCCTTATCCAGTATACACTCCCATTTGTGTCTGTTGATTTGAATATGATGGCTAATGCATTCAAGACAACTGTTGTTGGAATTGAGAAAGAACTTGAAGCATTGATTACTGATAATCAAATACAG GCTCGAATTGATTCACACAATAAAATATTGTATGCACGACATGCAGACCAAAGGAATGCCACCTTTCAAAGGGTTCTAGAAACTGGAAGGGAGTTTGACCGTGATGTTCGTTCCATGTTGCTGAGATCAAATCTTATTAAACATGACTTCAATATTAGGGCATCAAGGAAACTTTGA